The Syngnathus scovelli strain Florida chromosome 18, RoL_Ssco_1.2, whole genome shotgun sequence genomic interval ACTGAAGCCTGACGCATGCGCCGTGGACTAGAATAGAGTTTCTCGCCCCTTGTCTTCTTCTTCAAAACAAGTCACTTCAAAGCGAAATACTGCTATACCGCCATCTAGTGTATTGGGGGAGTACAGCTATAACTTGCAGTGATCTATTTGTAAACTAATTCTAAAAATCATAAACTGAATAGATATTATAAAAAAACCACTCTTAAAAATTGAGTATATACGAATTACGTATCATTTATGTTACATAACTTATGAAGTGAAGTGCCTTGTTCTGTTGGTTGTGCCTTGCATAAAGAACAGTATTGgcaagcttttattttgaaagttctGACAGAAACAACGATCGTGTTCAGATCACAAACCAAACTCTTCTGCACGTGACAAGCAACGAGACTTTCAGTTCCTTTGCTTCCAAGTTGGAGAACAGCACGGTACGTCTGAAATATGCCTCATGTGATACTTGCAATGAcatttaatgcaaaaaaaaaaaaaagctgcttttttttaaaacactgtCTATCTCACCTGTGCGTGTGCTCACCTGCGTGTTCATATGTGTGTACACAGATGGCGAACGAGGCGAGACCTTGTCCTTGTGATATTGGGGATCGAATGGAATATGGGGGCCTTGGTCAGGAGGTCCAGATCGAGCACTTTAAAGCATATTTAGTGAAGCCACCAGAAGCATCTGACAAGGCCATCATTGTCATCCAAGACATATTTGGATGGGAGCTTCCAAACACCAGATACATGGCTGATATGCTTGCTGCCAATGGATACTTGTGCGTTGGATGCACGTTTATTAACTAACTGAATGCACAATAATGCAATGAAAATGTAATAACTGACAGGAGctcattttaaaattaaaatattggtTGGTATTGCTATAATTTTCTCTGCAGGGCTATTTGCCCAGATTTCTTCCTCGGAAAGGAGCCGTGGAACTCATCACGTGACTGGTCCTCATTTACAGAATGGAGAGAAGATAAAAAGCCGACCAACATCGACAAGTAAAAACAACGCTCTGCTCTATATTTTAGGTCAGACTAACAAGAGTGTGCAAATAATGCTGCTGCTGTTCAAATTGAGGTTGCTGTCTTCCTCAAGGGCACATCATTAGTCAATAAACAGATTAGCATTTCAACAGTTGTAGTTCGGTCTAACGATAATTTTTTATGAAGTCTTGCTGGAGACCATAAGAGTACAATTTGCCTTTCAGAGAGGTGAATCTACTGCTGAGGTTCTTGAAGGAGCAATATGGCGTCAAACGGATCGGAGTGGTGGGCTTTTGTTGGGGAGGAATTGCTACACATTATCTGGCCTTTCGCAACCCCGAGGTTAAAGCCGGAGTGTCATTTTACGGTTCGTCACGTACACAACTGTGACTTTGAGCATGTTAGCGCTGAGGTTTACACTGAATAATAAAGCGTGTTTATAGGTATCATCAAACTCGATGAGGACAGGTATGATCTCAAGAGCCCAACCCTTTTTATCTTTGGGGAGAATGATCATTTAATACCACTGGATCAAGTAAGTATTGATTTTCATGAGGTATTCTCCTAGCGTAATTTATCACGTATATACTAAGACTGCACTTGTGCTCTTCAGGTGAGTGCTCTTGAAGCAAATCTGAAGGAGAAATGCACAGTGGATTACCAGGTGAAGATCTTCCCTGGGCAGGATCACGGGTTCGCCCACCGAAAGAGAGAAGATATCAGCCCAACAGATGAGCCCAAAATTCTGGAGGCCAGAGCTGATATGATCAATTGGCTGAACAAGTACATTTAAGTCTTTGCAAAGTCAAGTATAAGAGGGAGGAGCATTGCTTATTAAACCTCCTGCatgcaaaatgaataaa includes:
- the cmbl gene encoding carboxymethylenebutenolidase homolog; the protein is MANEARPCPCDIGDRMEYGGLGQEVQIEHFKAYLVKPPEASDKAIIVIQDIFGWELPNTRYMADMLAANGYLAICPDFFLGKEPWNSSRDWSSFTEWREDKKPTNIDKEVNLLLRFLKEQYGVKRIGVVGFCWGGIATHYLAFRNPEVKAGVSFYGIIKLDEDRYDLKSPTLFIFGENDHLIPLDQVSALEANLKEKCTVDYQVKIFPGQDHGFAHRKREDISPTDEPKILEARADMINWLNKYI